From the genome of Phlebotomus papatasi isolate M1 chromosome 2, Ppap_2.1, whole genome shotgun sequence:
ctctctgcaacttctgacaCTCTCGATCCTCCTGAAACTCAACCGTTTTTCGACATACTAAAACAGCGCTATTTGTGGACAGGAGAAATTTAAAAACGTCGCCAGAAGAAGAGGTCAAAGTCAGCAATgtgaaacaccagtatattgtatctttcgaggaaattatcgcggaacaggaggaaaaaatgaggcaggatttacaaaaaaagaaagaaattgcgcAACGGAAGTTGatcagagagaggaacaaaaaaaaaaatataaaaatttgggAGAAAGCCAGCCAAGAAGACCgaagaaaaatcaaagaattgagtcgaatattgaaataaatataaatatatataataaaattaataaattaatgaaatgaattgatggaataagacttaaaaaaaatgtttttgaaataatagccgtactcactatggcgctgttatcttgtaatatcgttatctcgttatgttctcgtaatagccgtactcactagcCGTACttactatggcgctgttatcttgtaatatcgttatctcgttatgttctcgtaatgtattttataaatgaaaaattagccgtactcactatggcgttgttatctcgtaatctccgtaatctgttatcttgttataatttttcatttataaaatacattacgagaacataacgaaaTAACgaaataacgatattacaagataacagcgccatagtgagtacggctaatatcttctcatttttatacattaatcttttccttaaaatgagcatccgagtttgatcgaattcaacggagttagaaaaaagcatcgcagtaaggttcttgcgcatatattaatcgtaattttattaattttcttcaatattattgctaaaattctttttctatcatgattctaaatgaaacaaagaataattctattgatttggaatggggaaaaaatatttcatcagtccaaaaacaagcgttaaagtcacaatctatgaaaagcatcgggattacctctctttactataaccCATTCGTAACCATAAGTCTCTACTATTCGTCCTCGTAACATTATGGTCTTTATGGattctacatactagagaaatttatgtctatattcgttaatttttcctatataaGCGTAGTGTCCATGCttgatattgaaaaatgatgtcaaaggtttgttttttttttctgattaacatataaaccgaagcgattcttccactatgacaaaaaatgtaTGACTTAttaggtttataatcccaccttAAATAGTTTCTGGACAtacttagattttcctcaagaagaaaatggaaattcagtagcgatttagcaaaatttcataaagttaaattttgcttccctttctttctcaaaagagtTGCATAAGTCAATCCTACTTTTTCtgtctcaaaattggattgaactaaatctAATTTgctatgatgttcaaaagaataagaagattttttaaaattaaaaatttactagtTTGGGTCAAAGCGTTATGACATTTTGTCTATTTCAACATGGTCTGaaagttttatacatttttaaagaCCTTAAAAAGGTTTTTACGATAAGCTTTCAAGTTAAAGAAATCCTAAATGAGTTTGATATTTATATTTGAGCTTATTGCGAAGTTTATTGTTGCACATTTGTGATTAAATGCGTAAAGAAATCTGACACTTCAAAATTAACCCATCCGTACCTATCGATTACTATTATTAATCAATTCgttagagaatgttgacttatgaGAGGGGATCCCCGAAGACTGAAAATCAGTATCACTCTTACCGTTTAGAAGACAGAATGgtgaaaacttgaaaaaaaattgtattgtggaaactgctctctcgtggAGATCGACCAATTAAAAAATAGTCGATTTTGATTACTTTATTTCTGTGCAATTAATATCCAAAATTATGtcaggaatggatttttaattacttcagTCTTTCAATTACTTGAGTAAATAGTCCGACGAAGATGTAAatgcattttgttgttctttccTCGGTTCATGAAGTCATGCAAAGTTTCTGCTCAAAATAGCGAGCGGACAATTTGGTATCCCgccgaatttgttaaaattgacctttaTCCTCTCTGATGATTTGTATattggttgccaatgtgttttcttggattatttgtctaaataaataaagtttataatgaattaatgtaaagaatttcaattaagttaccgttaagacgcgtgtttgacagTTTGACAGCGTCTCTGCGTcgccataattaaaaaaaaatctttaaaataaaatcatctattaatctataaggaactaattccaaaatataaacattctatctcgagtagggggaactggggcagtagtaaagaTGGGGTAGTTgtgaacactgatttttatatcTATACTATGTACTTAGACTTGTCATGCTAGACCGGATTTTATCAGAAAATACAAATCATTGGTGACATATGATAACttgttttcgatactatcgactgttgattctgagaaatttaaattatagcaggttttcctgtaactaatataaaatgtttatccacaatctcattcttttaacccattccttaccatggtattatacatcatacgcaaattgagtgattttagatgatttattccagggcaattgatatttgaatttctatcgggaatggatttttagttactttagtctttcaattacttggaaaaaatagctcgacagagatgggaatacattttgttgttcttttcttgcttcgcagaaagtcatgcaaaaatttttcttaaaatggcggacggaaaattcgacatcgatctgttgccaatgtgttttcttggatagttactctatttaaatcaatagagtttgtaatgaattaatgaacagaatttaaattcagtgatcgttaagacgcgtgtttgagtgCGGCTCTCCGCGCCCAcataatgaataaaatatttttcttttttttttaaatcatctattaatctgtaggaaactaatcccaaagtatgaacattctatttcatgtatttctggtacattgacttcACTTAATTTaatagatatagatttatcgatattaTCGATTCAATAAAATCGAAacgttatcattccaccccaggctttaaaaatctatttgaatctcCAATATTGTTTATTGTTCTTAAGaataattatagaaaaaaacaattttcaattcgATCATGGTATGCTTATCAGGTTCAGAAGTTCGATATTTCAATAATGTTCTTTTTACGTTTTGtcttgttttatgttttatgtttacAACCAATTTCAGTTCACTTTGGATTAAAAACAATTAACTTTAGAACTTTTAAAACTTATTCAGATTTATCtgtgatttcaagattttgtaaTACTTGCGCCTTGCAGAAATCGGTTCAGGAATAGGTTACATTgctattttattttgatatggaccaaatttgaatttttggcaCCGCAAAATTTGAACAGAGAGTCCTAAAActttatttacagtagactctcgctaattcggctacTTTAAccttttgaaaaaagtttgttgatatttttcaagttcgattatgattatcgaatgaagcaaatatgctcaaatttgccatgatttGCCTCAGTTGCGATCtgcttttgcattattaaggggctttcatgaaatttacaattaatatgagcatgtaaacttaatatgagtatgcaggtaaacaaaaaaaatcgttgtatttcaaacaatttgatgcccgaatttctctctaattcggatgacacttcggtcccaaatgcccgaatttgagaaagtctactgtatatgcTATATGTCTATTATTTTGTTCAATGTGTTTGATGAAGCGAAAAACTCATTTAtattaagaaatttaaatttataaacttaTCGTCACAATTGACACTCTCACCTTTCACCGTAGCATCGAACTATTTTATCAATCGATTATTTTTCGGGCGAAGAACACAAAAATAggctgattgttgtttattagatttttttctaaaattttatcggattttcttgcaaattttcaGTGATAAGTTTATTATTAACGGTAcgtaaagttttaaaattgacataaaaactgattttgtgaagaaaaagtgcttttGTGAAATGTGAGCAAATGTGCCAATTGTGAACATCATGGAGAATATTTGATTGGAAAGATTTCCTTGCTGTTTCAGggagttaaaaagaaaaaacgcATGACAAAGTACAAGCCCTACACTCAAGAACAAATCAACAATGCaatggaagcctttcgtcgtggaaAGTCACTAAATCAGGCGTCCGCATTGTTTGGGGTGCCAAGAACGACACTTTTTGCTAAGGTCAGTGGAAAATCTCCGGAAGAATGTGGTGCAGGAAGGCGTCCTACGCTACCAAAAGACATGGAAAAGGAactcgttgaatggattttggGATGCGATGACAAATGGCATCCTATAACTAGGGATCAAATTCTCGATTCTGTGCAACTTATGTGCAAGAAGTTCAAGATCGCCAACGATTTCACGGATGGGAGACCAGGATACACTTGGTTTAAGACTTTTTTGAAGAGATATCCAGAACTAAAGCGACGTAAACCAAAATCATATTGCATCCTAAGATGTGGTATTACCATTGAGGATGTAACTGAGTGGTTTGAGGAAACTCGTGAAAActtaaaatccaaagatcttctggaactttCTCCTGATCGTGTCTTTAATCTAGACGAAATAGGGgtaatgctttcgcccaaaAGCGAAAAGGTTGGTTTTCTACGTTTTCTATCTTTATTCTatgtttattttataatttatttttggagttaatttacaagattttttttcatcagaTAATGGAGAAAAGGATTTCCAGGCCATTCGGAAAAGTGTCATCTTCCAACGAGAAAGATACTGTGACTGTATTATTCACCATTTCAGCTTCGGGGGAATTAGCTCCACCCATGGTTGTCCATAAAGGTCAACGTATTTCTAAAATTACTGCAGAATGCAATGTCAAAGGCTGGGCAATGGGAGTATCAGAGAATGGCTTGATGACCAGTGAAGTATTTTACGCATACATCACAAATTCGTTTTATAATTGGGTTCTAGAACAGAAAATACAATTTCCAGTCATACTGTACCTCGATGAGCATGCATCTTATATTACTCTAGAATTGAGTAAGTTTTGTAAGAGTAAGGGAATCGTATTAGTTCTTCTTTACCCCAATGCTACACATTTGATACAGCCCGCAGATAAAACATTTTTCGCTCCACTTCAACAGAAATACAAATTGGCTTTAGCTCAATGGAATACAGAACAAGCTGGAGACAAATTGAAACCAAGGAATCTCGCAGGGATCTTAACAAAAGCCGTATCGCTCTTAAATatggaaaatattgcaaaaagtgGATTTAGGCGATGCGGTTTGTTACCATTCGATCAGAACGGTATTGATGATACCAAATTTTCAAAAGCGTTAAAGTAtgaccgaaaaaccaaaaaaatcaagGAGAGCAGTTCCAATTCAAAAGAAACTACTATTTCACTTACTGAATACGAGACAGCTCTGCGTGTTCTTCAAGCTCATGTGCCGCCAAAAGTATTACAAGAATTTTCCAATCATGAGGAAAAATCGCAGTGGAATGGTACgattgaaaacaaaaatttattcaatttttggcGAGAAATTAAATGCAGATCCAAAAGCCTTAGTATCAATGAGAAGGTGGAGAATCGTAGTTCAGTTGaagcatttgaaaatataaatgaCGAACCTATGATCAGCGTGAATGATGGAGATGCTACTGTAAAAACATCAGCGGAAAGAAATAACGAGGACCCTTTGAAAGTTGACGACGTGTGGATAAAAGAAGAACATGACATGGAATATGAACAAGAATATACCGAAAGCACAGATTTCTCAGGAACTGCAACAATTGCTTCTTCAACAGAGTTAATGGAGACATCACTTACCATGGATTGTGGAAAATCCTGGAACGGATTGCCCTCCAACTCTGAGTAGCATTCTTCTTTTTTGTAGAACTGTTGCTTCCTTctaatattataattaaataaattactttcaCATTCTCTAATCAACTTTTCTTTATATATACATGATTTTTGCGTCATATGACGTGAAAATTCCGAAGACCCCTCGAAGGTATAAGTTTATTCGAAATGGGCTTGcttagtaggggaaggttttgcaccttcgtaatgttgtaGCTtcataaaagttgattttttttctaagttactaaatgaatttcattcatggagatataatctaaaagctagtcctacatctcacattttctgacaaacttggaagcctaggcctttttttcctgggtccaaaaggcaaaaataagaaatgggcctaaaatcgcaattctgatgtgtaataaatattttatgcatttttgcacactacaagtgtcttttcgaaaaagcaactattccaagtttatgagggttaatatttactgtGAAAATCTcttgcttgaagggggtcgtttttgtgggtggaggaaaattcataaaaattaccacccttgcagctcgggaaaattgatttttgcagcttcgtaaaaacacctgtcaaaattactgaccaccgaatttgagaattcctcactgttttgggtcacactgtgcactcCGCTCGGGATATTTCACTCATCAgcgattccactgaataaattcacaagaaaattgggatattaaacaattttcactaaaatctcgagaCTTCAtcaaatgagacttcatcagatgttttaattttacttctgtcaaattaaacataaagcctgaatctgcttatggtagatgtgattctttcattaccCATGCGGTgccttttgagaatttttcatccaatttgctttgttttcaaagcggaatttttcacattttactttaaattaatcactggtaattttaagaatcactgatgttcaaaaaatgttctgtaaaacagattcgagacgttagagaaaaaacaaggattacaataggtgtgattactactttctgatttgtgcagtgatgaaactaggcTGCTTATAGTAGATGTGAtcctttaattgccacttcgatgtattttgagtatttttcattcaattttacttgttttaaagtagaacttcccacatttaacttaaaattgttggctggtcatttttgaaatcagttacgtccgaaatatgttctgtaagaccggTAAGACAAATTGGAGGTGTTAAAGAAAACctgaggattacattaggtgtgagtatgagagaatcatactaaaccaagctcttaactggcTGTAAGAttgcagggaaaaaatggttttccgagtgtcaaaaaacatgtgttagaaaaatagcctaaaattgatttttaatgcagatacctcctacaaatggtgaaaacaagtagatgaaagttccatctaagtaatGATGTCCAAATtcttgtgtccggtgtaatatgTTTtcgggggaaaatgaggcctacagaggtgggaaaaactggtacgaagctgagttaaccagggcaccatcgtaaaaaatgccgctacattttcattttcctgtagaggaaaatccaaggacttccaggaattttgtgaggcagaattatgaaatCAAAAGTCGCTCATCAAAATATATCCTTGAAAGCCTTTCAAAACTCGATCACTCAGATTTCTCGACCTCGTTTTGGCACTTTGCCTTGTCCGTGCGATGGAGAGCAGCTTGAGCTGTGTACGTTATCAATCCGTTATCCTCTTTGATTCTCTGTACTAAACTCTTGGAGATACCCAGCTTTTTGCCCACATCTCTGACTGAAAGGCAAggttgcttctggaaaagcgccaacactctcttctccatcctcttgtctacagcttcaggttttctgccacatcctggctttcgaacaacagtcttgagttccttgaagcgtaatataacccttcgctccgtggatggacactttccggtgatccttccgatttcagaatagctcgcttttggattctttaggtacgtgtccacgatcaatttgcgcaggttctccatttttatcacttttctcagccaaaacacaacctttttcaatattttttcagaaatgaaaagctgacgaaattctcttgaaacgtcaaaaaaatcaaaacaaaactcaattcctattgtgactaacttcatgtcgaaaacttAGAATTTAAATCCGGGACACGCTTTACACTATCAAATTATAACTATACTTGATATCGTTAATTCAATCCTTATAGTGTGTAAGAAAAAACCATAAGAATCCTTTATCATATCTCATAGCATTTTCAATTTAAGATTAAATGCACTTTTAATCCGAATTTCAGATGGAAATTACCATCAATAGAATCGTACTAAAGTCAATTATAACTTTCTAAAGGATTCATCCTTCAAATCAATATTATTTCAGGAtatatttaagaaattcatttttatatgaGAATTCACCCAGTGAATGACCGACCTACTTAACATGCGTCATTGGGTAAGGTAGACAAACAAGTAAAATGCAATTCTGCATATCAGGCATTATATTCAAATATAGGGACTTAGCAATTTTCATTTATTGTAAACAACAATGCTCAATAGTGGGAGAccacaaatttgtataaaaacccaacatttttgtaaataaatttagatttcgcattatgcccaacgcacaataacttttgttttgtaaacatgtttttgacatttcagtgagagtgaatgaaatctaggtctagtcatctcgctctctctcatagaaaattttgaaagcatgtttacaaacaaaagttattgtgcgttgggcattaccaGGGAACCAAGCGTTTCTTTTCGGCATATTTAATTGCCTTTGTCTCTTCTGCGACTTCTCAGGACCACTTTGGCCAAGTCCAGCGGCACTCCAGTGCCTTCCACTTCAGCGGCCAAAGAGTCTGGCTTTGTCTTTAGCGGCATCTTAAGTGCCTTTTTCTCAGCAGCCAGAGACTCTGCTCCGTTGACTGGAGTCAGCGGCTTTACATAaagcctaagggccttgacagacctgaggattagccgagagacggcttagcgtaattatattagaaataattgtcaaactacatttccatcattttccactaagtcgtctctcggcttaagtcgtaagtgtgtctagggcataaggaccTAAAGTGGCAACAACTTCTGGCTTTGTTCGTCAGCATTAGCATTACCTACTTTCAGCAGCCAGAAGAGGCTCCGCTGCCTACCACTGTGGCTTTAAATAGCCTATCTTAGTGGCAGTTCGGACTTTGAGtaattgaagatattttctcCCTGAGGCATTCGTGCCCAGTGCAGAGACCAAGTCTCTGTTTTACACTCTTGAGCCATCAGATTAGTCTGGTCGCCATCACTGAGGGGCATTCATGCCTGTATCCCAGTGGCATTCAATTGCCGTTACCAGGGGCTGTCTTTCAAAAACGCCGAGCGACAACGAAGGGTAGAAATGTTTCAAGCAATCAACAGTTCAAAGAGCAGGGAATTTCTTGGCGAGATCTGAGAAATCTTCCTCCTCTATATTGGCTCCTGTAGCCTGTTTGGAGCAAACAGATACTATACTCTCAAATGCGCTAATCCTGGCActtcgctatgtggatcgttTTGACTACGCTAACTGGATAATGTcctcttaaaataatatttttatttttatttccgcaATATAGTCACtatagtaacataatataactattcaactttgagaaaaagcaaaaataatatttttatccattaaataagtgagtgtaatcgactcatttgaatcttgtgccagctgggttcttcactaaaattttctagcagGGATATTTTAGCTAAgaacagctggttgattgaaaacatttattatttttttctctgtgaaaaaaatattttaaatccaaagacttaattaaaagtgaagtacAATCATTCCCCTCAATATTTCTTTCCGGGAATCGCATTGTTCAGCACGGTTTTACTATTTCAGATGCCGAAGCGAACAAAGGGAAAGATTCCTAGGAAATCTTATTCTAAGGAAGCTCTAAAGAATGCCTTGAAGTGTGTgagagatggttctaccatagcatatgcatccaaaacatttgatgTACCAAGGGcgacactgcacaacaaattgtccGGCAGATATGCTGTAGAGTGctccaatggcaggccaacgacgcttacaaaagaacaagaagaagaacttGTCATGTGGATCCAGGAATGTGCAGATGGTTGGCATCCCATTGGGAaagaacaagttctggacagcgtcaaaGTCATCTGCGAgaccttcaaaattccaaactatTTTACAGATGGAAGGCCTGGAGATGCATGGTTCAGGAATTTTgtcaagcgtcatccagagctcaggaAGCGCAAGCCAAAGTCGTTTTCATTGGCAAAGGCTGTGGTTACTGCTGAAGATCttacggaatggtttcagaagtgtcgaaaatatttcacagaacacgatCTGTTGGCCATTTCACCAGATCgagtttttaattgcgacgaaagtgcctttttcttgacaccagaagatggaaatgtattgGCCAGGAAGGGTTCACGTATTGTGCCAGCTTCGCCAGCTCCAAAAAATTCTAGACCGAAGTCTGCCACAATACTCTTCATGGTGTCCGCTACTGGccaacttgctcctccaatggttATTCATAACACTAATATTACATCAAAAATTACCATTCACAatgcagaaggatggaaaatgggaaagtCACCACaaagtggctggatggatgggtcACTTTTCTATGAGTACATCACTAAAGTATTCTTTCCTTGGTTGAAGAGTCAAGGCATACAGTTTCCAGTCGTACTCTATCTGGATGGTCATGCTTCTCATGTGACACTTCCATTGAGCAAGTTTTGTAAAGAGAACGGAATTGTTCTTGTGCTTCTTTATCCAAACTCGACCCACTTTATCCAACCATTGGATAGAGATTTCTTCGAACCTATGAAGATAGCTTACACGAAAGAAGTTGGGAAATGGAAAATGAGTAACTTGCCACCAATTCGATTCCATCCAATGCACGTGGCAAAAGTTGTGAATGGTGCTCTTAAGCATTTGGATCTCCCTAAGATTGCGAAGGATGGTTTTCGAGAATGTGGCTTGGTACCATTCAACCCTGATGTTGTGAATGGCATGGAATTCATGAAGTCAAGGAAGGCAGAAAATCTAGAATTGAATCTTTCAAATGATCAATCACGTCCTGAGAATGACAAGGACATTGCGAATGCTTTTACAGTTTCTGAATATGAAGTTGCTCATCGAATTCTCGATCATCTCATCTTATCTGACACTCTCAAGAAGTTCAAAGAATGCAAGGAGGATCGCATTTGGAGTGGATCATTGAAAGATAAGCATTTGTTCGAGGTTTGGTGCAAAGTGAATGAACGCTGTGAATCACAATCTCTTGCGTCATCCTCTACCTCGATCTCCGTTGACTACAGGGATGTAGAACTTGGTGACCCTTCCTTGTCCACAGCGGAAAATGCAAATCAGTCAAGTGATATTTCGAATTCTGGTTTGTTGTCAAATGAAGACACCAGATTGAGCGGAGACATTGGACTGCAGGACTATATTGTCACCAAACTTGTTGAGAATGAACCCATCATTAGCAACCAAG
Proteins encoded in this window:
- the LOC129804094 gene encoding uncharacterized protein LOC129804094 isoform X3; its protein translation is MDIKIEVEDYHDDLDYNIVKEEYEVQEQSFTNANEDIADSTEAIRIKTEEIAEDEHKQGVKKKKRMTKYKPYTQEQINNAMEAFRRGKSLNQASALFGVPRTTLFAKVSGKSPEECGAGRRPTLPKDMEKELVEWILGCDDKWHPITRDQILDSVQLMCKKFKIANDFTDGRPGYTWFKTFLKRYPELKRRKPKSYCILRCGITIEDVTEWFEETRENLKSKDLLELSPDRVFNLDEIGVMLSPKSEKIMEKRISRPFGKVSSSNEKDTVTVLFTISASGELAPPMVVHKGQRISKITAECNVKGWAMGVSENGLMTSEVFYAYITNSFYNWVLEQKIQFPVILYLDEHASYITLELSKFCKSKGIVLVLLYPNATHLIQPADKTFFAPLQQKYKLALAQWNTEQAGDKLKPRNLAGILTKAVSLLNMENIAKSGFRRCGLLPFDQNGIDDTKFSKALKYDRKTKKIKESSSNSKETTISLTEYETALRVLQAHVPPKVLQEFSNHEEKSQWNGTIENKNLFNFWREIKCRSKSLSINEKVENRSSVEAFENINDEPMISVNDGDATVKTSAERNNEDPLKVDDVWIKEEHDMEYEQEYTESTDFSGTATIASSTELMETSLTMDCGKSWNGLPSNSE